CGCATCATCGGCTTGAGGTGATACCATATGATCCAGCTTGGACGCGGTGTTGCTCAGCGTGGATTCCAGTTCCTCTACATTAATCGGTTTGAGCAGATAGTTTTCGATCCCCAATTGCATGCCTTCCTTCAGATATTCGAACTCATTGAAACCACTCAGGATAATGACCTTAATCTCAGGTTGTACACGCCTTGCTTCCCGAATCAGATCGAGACCATTCATGAGTGGCATGGATATATCCGTAATCAGAATGTCCACAGGCTGAGAAGAGAGCGCCTGTAACGCTGCTTGCCCATTACCTGCATGACTCACAATTTCCATACCAAATGAAGACCAATCCACAATATCGTATAAACCTTCAATGATGAATGGCTCATCGTCCACAATAAACACCTTGTACATGTTAAACACCTGTCCCTTCTGTATGTGGATAACGCACCCTGATCCGTGTTCCTTCTCCAAGGGTACTCTCTATGGTGATACCGAACTCTGGCCCGTACAGGAAGCGCAATCGACTATGGACACTGCGCAGCCCAAACATCTGACCAGACTCTTCAGGACGTTCCAGTTCTTCAAGGATTTCCGTCAGGCGTGCCGGATCAATGCCTTTGCCATTATCTTTGACTTCCACTTGCACCACATCATCTGTCTCTTCCACAACAATCGATAATCGGTTATCCGAACGTTCTGTCTGAATGCCGTGTACGACATAGTTCTCAATGATGGGTTGCAGCGAAAGTTTCACCACCGGGTGTTGATAATAAGCAGCGTCGATCTGGATCGTATATATAAAAATATCCTTGTAGCGGATTCGGAATAACTCCAGATACAAACGGCAAGCTTCCATCTCATCCTTCAGCGTATAATTTTTCTTCTGCTGTACCAGGCTCTTGAACAATACGGATAGACTATAGATCATCTCGCCAACATCTCTCGCCCCCTGGGATATGGCCCTCATCCGAATCACCTCAAGTGTATTGTAGAGAAAGTGAGGATTGATACGCGCCTGTAATGCAACCAGCTCGGTCTCCTTCTGTTTGATCTCGGCTTTGTAGACCCGTTCAATATACAGATTCAGCTCGTCCAGCATGTCGTTGAAGCTATGTGAGATCTGCCCCAGTTCATCATCACGCGGATCGTCGATGCGAGCCGTGAAGTTGCCGTATTTTACTTTCTGGGTGAAGCGAATAATTCGACGGGTTCGTTTGGCAAAGTTAATAATGAAAAATGCCGGAACCAGCACGGCAAACAAAATACATACGATACTGATCGAGATAATGGTATTGCGAATGCCCGCATAGGTTTCAGCCATCTCTTCTACCGGAACGGTGCCAATGACCACATACCCCTGATCGGCGGAGACAAACTTGTTCACGTACATGTTCTGCTCCTTTTTCATTGAATCCATATCCGTCTGATCAAACAGGGAATCGGCCACATTCACGTAGGGATACTTCTTCCCGTAATAATGATTGTTGGAGTCAAATAACACTGTCCCTTTCGCCGATAACACCACGATGTCTCCCTTGAGATTACTCTCGTAGTTATCCAGCGCATTACCGATTCCTTCTGAGTCAAAGAAGACAAGAAATTGGCCCAGATTCCGAAGAGTCTGTGTATTGTTAATCGGTACGCGGATGGAGTAGAGCGCAGGGTCCCATTGATTAATCTCTTTGCGAATCCAGTAGTTGGGTGCACTGATATTGGGCGTTTCCATCGCCATCACGTCCGGAATATAGGAATGAGCTACATTGGCGTCCAGCTTGCGGAACTGCTTGTGTTGATTAAAGGTAGACAGATCCTGCTGTTCGGCGCTATACAACATGAGTTGATTAATCTGCGAATTGCGATCCATAATATTTTGAAAATGTTTCAATACATCGGCCGAATAGTCATCCTGATTGGCGTAATATCCATTGGTCATGTGCTGAACATATTCAGCGTACGAATGATTCATCAGGTACGTAATGTTGGCGGACAGCGCCTCATTCTGATGCATGTCCCTCACCATGTTTTGTACCGATTCATACTGCTGATGAATGTACCGGTCCACATGTTCCATCGCCGCTTTCTGGATCGCCAGTTCCCGGCGAATCGTGGAGTCGGACACCGACAGGAAGATGATATAAGACAATGTAATGATCGTGACAATGGATATCATCGAGAAAATCAGGAGCATTTTCATAAACATATTATTTTTGAAGAAATTATTGTAAACGCTAACAATTTTCAATTCGCATGTTCCCTCCGATGCTGTTTTCCTGACTTGAATTATACCATCAGGCTTCTGACATTAACTTGTCACCTGCAACTTTTCTTTAGTTTATATCTGTGTTTCTTTAATTTCACCCTATTTAAAAACGCTTTCATCCACTATCGTTAACCATAAGTTTAGCTTTGTGTAAAAGAATACCTTACATTCATTCCACTTGAAGGAGGAACAGCATGACACGCAAACTCAAACGAAAAGCCCTCATTCCCAAGGTAACCGCCATGATCCTGACTACGGCTCTGCTTGGACAAGTTGTTGCATCATCCGTTTATGCCGGAGACACGCTCCCTTACACCGGTGAAAGTGCCAAAGGGGTGAATCAGCCCTATCAACATGGATACACCTCGGCCCAGATTCTGAACTGGACACCGGAAAGTGATATCCATGGCGATTTACTTCGTGCCCATGTTCCCTTGCAGCCCCGTAATGAAGCGTTCGCTGCCACACAGGCTTATCCTGAGCTTAGTCCGGACACCCAGTTATTCACAATGAGTGGCGATTACGGCAATGCATTCTTCGATAGCACACCTTATACCAATGAATTCAGCCAGTATCTATTTAATTATTGGCAATATACAGACTACTACAGCTATTGGCACGGCATGGCCTCTGCGGGAGTACCTGAGGAGCTGTACGATCCGAGTAAAGAGTGGACGGAGAAATACTTCGAGTTTGGCATTTTGAACATTCCGAATCCGGCCTACACCAATGCAGCCCACAAGAACGGCGTTAAGTCCATTGCTAACATCTTTTTCTCGGACAATGACCGTGGCCCACAAACCTATAAACAAATGCTGATCCAGGATGAAAACGGTAATTTTCCTGTGGCCGAGAAATTGGCCGAGATGGCAGAATACTACAACTACGATGGATATTTCTTCAATCAGGAAGAAGTTGCCCGGGGTGTAGCCCCTGAAGATATCGCATCCTACAAGAAATTCATGAAATATCTAAGAGATAAAGGCCTGTACGTTCAGTGGTATGATTCCACCATCAATACAACAGGCAAAATTCAATACCAGAACCAATTCAATGGGCTCAACAGCCCCTTTGTACAAGATTCCGTTCTCGGCAGAGTCTCGGATTCCATCTTCCTGAACTATGTGTGGAACCACAAGATGCTCCGCGACTCCCGTGATCATGCCCTTAGCCTGGGACTGGATCCACTGGAAACCGTATTTGCTGGTGTCGAAGGTGGACATGACAAATTCGGCCGCTGGAAGCAATCCTATGACCTGCGCCATAACCTGGATGAGAACGGTCAACCCATGAACAGCATCGCGACATTAGGTGCCGACTTCACCCACAACGCTCTGGATGAAGAGATGGGCGATGGCAGCACCAATCATCGTGCGGAAGATGAGTACCAGTGGATGACCTTTGTACGTGATCGTGCCTGGTGGTCTGGTCCAAATCAAGACCCGACAGATGCACGTCGTAATGCGTCTGCCGATCTGTTGGATGTGTATGCTTCCGGTGCAAATTGGGATGGAATCGCCGCTTATCTTACCGAGCGATCCGTCATCAACGGCTCCAATTTTGCGACCAACTTCAATACGGGCCACGGCCTGAAATATTATGAAGACGGGGCTGTCTCGAACGATAAAGAATGGTCAAATATCAACATTCAGGATATCCCTATCACTTGGCAATGGTGGATGGATAGTGAAGGAGACCAGCTCAGTGTTGATTTTGACTATGGTCCCTCTTATGAGAAAGGCGCAAGGTACAACTATGACTCCATTGGTGCGTTTAATGGCGGCAGCTCTCTCGTGGTGAACGGCACACTGAACGCGGAGAACTTCCTGCGCCTGTACAAGACCGACCTGTCCGTCAACGGACAATCGAAACTGGAACTGACGTATAACAAACCGTCGACTAGTGACGCTTCCTCCCTGCATGTTGGGTTGATCTTCGAAGATGATCCATTCAACGTGGTCAATGTGGAAGTGCCTCAGTCAGGCCAGCATACTACAGGTTGGAAGACAACTTCGCTGGATTTGAGTGCATATCATGGCAAAACCATTGCCGCTATGGGATTATCCTTCGACCCGAATGGCAAGGAGATTGAGAATTACCAGATGAATATAGGCGAGATCCGTATGTCCGACGGTTCAGCGGCTGTACCGGATGCACCGACCGGATTCCATATTGCCAAAGCACTGACCAACACCGATGAACTGGTTGTTGCATGGGACATGAAGGACTATTCAGAGGTCAAACAATACAATTTATATGAAAATGGTGCCTATGTTGGCGGCGTGTATGATTCCACTTTTTATATCAAATCGCTAAAACAGCCTTCTGGTGAACTGTCCATTCGTGCTGTTGGTGCAGATGGTACCGAAAGTGAAGCAACCGTCCTGCCTTACGATCTGAATACAGCTGTTCAGAATATTGATGTGAAATTCAAAAAGAATGGCGATGCTATTGTAAGCTGGAAAAACCCGAAAAAAACGAAAGATACGGGCAAAGATAAAGATAAGAATACCGGTAAAGACAAGGATAAAAATAAAGACAAAGGTAACGAGTCAATTCAGCTCACACTAGAAACAGAATACACAAAAGAGCCCTTCACCAAGTCGCTTCAGGTCAAAAAAGGAAAACAATCTGCCGTCCTGACCGGACTTCCGACCAACGGTGAGCATTACGTGCTGAACATCGCCATTGGCGGGCAGAACCCGGTAACCCATACCGGACAGCTCGCAGATCTTCAGATTACACCATACGCCAAGGAAAAGGTCACGGTAAAAGATGGAAAGTACACATTGGCCCTCCCGGATCTGGAGGACTGGTACAAGATCTATGTATATGAAAACGGGGTGCCACGCGAGTTCGGAGTCACTTACGTTTCGCAGAAATTCCCGTATATCATTCGGGGAAGAACAAAGCTGAGCGAACTGACTTTCACGCCAGCTTCCAGCAACAGCTCTTTGAAGCTGGTCATTGAGGATTATGCAGGCAATCAGGCCAGTACGATTTTGAGGTAACACTACAAGGTATTTTCTCGCCCGCCTGCATACCAATTGAGATAAAAACGTACAGCCCTTCAATTCCAAAAGGAAGTTGAAGGGCTGTTCTTGTTGATCTAACAATAAATATTCTGCCCAACAGCTATTAAACAGCATTCCCGTTAGCATAGTCCTTCGGATAAAATTGAGGATAGATGCTTGCGCAACTTCTTTTTGTCTATTTTATCCACGGCTGTTCTCGGCAAAGTATCCACAATGAACAGTTGAGTCGGCCATTTGTACGGAGCAAGGTGTGGCTCACAAAACGCCCGCATCCGCGTCAGATCCATACTTTCACCATCCTGTAACACTATGAAAGCGACGAGTTCCTCTCCTTCGTCAGGAAGAGAATGTCCGATTACGGCCGCCTCGCTTACCGACTCATGGCTCACAATAACATGCTCCACTTCGGCGCAAAACACATTGGAACCGCCCACAATAACCATATCCTTCAAGCGATCAAACACATAAAGGTAACCTTCGGCATCCAGACAACCGACATCCCCAGTTCGAATCCAGCCATCGGACATGGTCTCGGCAGTAGCCTCCAACTGGAGCCAATACCCCAGCATGGTCTGTGCACCCCGAACAACGATTTCTCCAGCCTCGCCCGTAACTGTCTCACTTCCGTCCGTATCTAATATCCGAACTTCGAAGGCCTGCTCACCTTGGGCTAGCCAAGTCAGCAGGACGACCTACGGATCGAAGGCGATGAGGATCGCCCATATACTGAGCAGGAAAAAGGCGGCTTATGGACATTCCACATTCCGCTTGTGAGTAGTTGTTCACAATGATAACTTCAGGAAATTGCGATACGACCTCCTGTAGTGTATCCGGAGAAATAATGGACCCTCCGCAGCCAATAAGCGATAGACTCTTCAAGTTTCTACCTCCTACGGATGCCTCGCGGGTAAGATCACAAAGCAGTTGGCCTACTGTGCTGAGTTGTGTAATCTGATCACGTTCAATAGCTTCCATAATGCGGTGTACATCCGCTGGGTATTCGTCTAGAAATACAAGACAGCCTCCGGCAGCCATGGTCGCCCACAGCTGGAACTGACCCACCAGATGGGATAAGTTGAGCACTAACACACGACGCTTGAGATCATGACCGAAGCCTGCAGAAGGCGTAAGTTGATTCCAAGCAGCCATACCACGATGCGAATGCATGACCCCTTTTGGCCGACCAGTTGTCCCCCCCGTATAAATCAGGACTGCCGTATCGTCTACACTTCGTTTGAAATGGTCTTTTGGAGAGAACGCGGGTTCCTGCTGTAAAAGAGCAGCGAGCGAACTGTTATTCGTCGCTTCTTCGTCTGTCGTGAACAGTTTTGGACAATACCCAAGAAGCTTTACCGTGGCAATAGCTGCTTTAGCATGTTGGTCATCATGAATAACCATATGGGGTTCTGCATCCTGAAATATCGCAGCGAGTTCAGGCACTGTTAGCAAAGGAGACGGCACGAGCGGTATAGCGCCGATCCCAACTGCTGCATAAAACGCAACAACGAGCTGGGGATCTGGATCACCTAAAAGGGCAAAGCGATCACCGGCCCGGAGTCCTTCAACATACAGGGCATGACTGAGTCTTTCAATTAGACCGTAAAGCTCCCCATAACTCATCGTTTGCCCATGTCGCATTAACGCAGGTTCCTCAGGGTACAGACTTGCTGCAATTGGCAATCGTTCGGATAGAAGCAAGCAATTACCCCCAACATTTAAATTTCCATTTCTCCGTTAAGAAAACTATGGAATAAAAAGAGAGTAGCATATATCTGGAATAATAAGTAATCATTATCCCCTATTAAACTCATAAATTCTGCTGATATTACAGTTCTGCCCACAGACGATCCTTGCCGTTAACCTCCTTGCTAGCTTAATTAGGCAGATCAAATTGGGCTGCTTTTTAAACTGAAATCCAACATTTCTCGTTATCATTACGTTTATTTAGGAAACGAGTACCAAGGAGGGTATTGTCATAAAGTTAAAGAAAATGCATTTTATTCTCAGTGTTGTAGCGTTATTTTTACTATCAGCTTGCGCAGGTGGTGTTACTGGCTCTAGTCAGCAGAATGAACTAGGTGAACCTTATCGTATGGCGTTGGAGGAGTTAATTTCAACAGATACGGCTCTTAATGAAAACATGGAGTATATCTCATTAGATTTTGATAAAGGAATTCCATTAAAGGATTCTGATAAGAAAAGCATTGAGGATTACCTTCACAGCAAATATAACGTAAAAATTTATAACCTAACCTATGAAGAATTGATTGAAGAAGGACTGTCTGAACAGTCTGATAATACGCTAAAAGGGATTTTACTGAAAATTGAAAAGCAGGAGAATGAATCAGATAATAACATTGCCATAGAGGTCAGTAAGTATCGTGCCAATGAGGGGTCGCTCTCTGCAAAAATAACTTTAACCTATGAGGAAGGTAAATGGAAAGTTGCTACTCATACTCCTACAAGGGAAAGTTAAAGGAAATAATTTCTTTTACCAACGAGAGTGCTAGGAAAAGTTTATTATGACAATTATGGAAGTAGCCCTTTTGGGCTTTTTTTTGTCCGTATTTTCTGGAGTACATCCCCCCTAAAGGTATACCAATAAGGATTGTTAGCATTTTTGCAACGATCCCTATTGTCATCCGTTAGTTGTAAACCGCAGTTGATTACGTTGATTCTTTGAGCATTAAGCTAACGTTTCTCGTTAGTATAATGAATTTCAATTATGCATTTGAATAATTAATCGAGACCACTCCTGGTTAACTACGGAACGAAGGAGTACCCCAAGTACCCGAAGAAGAACTTCGGCTCGAGCTCCTAGTTTGTGTCCTCCCATAGTTGAACGAAAAAAAGTATCTTATATACTAAAAGTGAGACCTTTACATCTAAAGTAATCTTCAACTTGTTTAATTCTTTTCCAATATACTTAACAAAAAGTTCATAACGTCTTTTTAACCATTCAAATGATCTATTCATGATGTTTGTAATTATACATGTATGAGCGATCCGCTAGGACGTCCAAATTTTTTTTAAAATAATCCCAACCTTTATTTCGCCTGGCACACTATATAATTGTCAGGAATTACAGATGCAACTATGGAGGCAAAAGATGGATTCAATTGGTAAAAACGGAAAAGAAGCGGCGGAAGCAATTCGGAGCTATGTCAAACCGATCTTCGGTTTTGCGTTAAACCGGGTCAAGCAACGGGCCGAGGCGGAGGATCTGGCTCAGGAGATTATGCTGCAGTTGTTGAAATCCTTCTCCGGGGTGCGGGACATTAGAAGCCTTGACGCTTACGTATGGACGGTTGCCCGATACACTTGGGTGAATTGGTTGAAAAAGCGTGCACACGCTCCCCAAGCGATCGAAATCAACGGCATGTCCGAACTGTCGGCCGCCCCTTCTCGGGAGCCGCTTGACCGGTTGCTGGTAACCGAAGCTTACCGCGAGCTGCGCCGAGAAGTCGCGTTTCTGTCCGACATCCATCGCCGGATCGTGGTCATGCATTACTACGACGAGCTTAAAATCGGCGATATCGCGATTGCTCTGAACATTCCTGTCAACACGGTGAAGTGGCATTTGAGCGAGGCCAAAAAGAAGTTACGGAAAGGGATGAAACGTATGCGTGCAACAGGAACTTTAAGTGTCAATCCGGTCAGCATGGGGGAAATGGGCCATTCCGGTTCGGCCGGCAGCCTGGGCGAAACCAACGATTTTCTTGGACGCGCCTTGGCGCAAAATATCGTTTACACGGCTTATCATAAGGCGCGTACCGTACATCAAATCGCGGAGGAGCTCGGAATGCCGCCGTCTTTGCTGGAAGGCGAAGTCCGGCACCTGGCCGATTACAATTTTCTCATCCAAACCTCTCCCGGCAAATATCAAAGCAATACCATCGTCTGGGACCTCTTCGAGTTAGCCGTAGCTGGTCATCAATTCTGGCAAGATTGCGCCGCCGAAGTGGCCGATGTTCATTTCGACGCGTTAATGGAAGTTCGCCGGCAAGTCGAGGAAGCGGAGTGTACGTTCCGGACGGCGACTATAACTTCCTGCTCTGGACCTTGCTGCCCAAGAACGTCGAGGAGCAATCTTGGCGGAGCATGCCGGCGGGCGACAACTTCGATGCGGTCGCACCAATGCGAAAGGACGGAGGTCAGTATATTGCCTATGCGGCGTTGAACACGAGCAGCAATGCCGATCCGGGTTTTGATTTGAGTAGTTACATCACCTTCGGTCCGTCGCTCCGCTACGTCGAAGACAGCCCCTTATACTTGTGGCAATTCAATACGTACTGGAGCGACCGCCAGGTGGATTGGCGTTCCCTGGAATACCGGAATGTCGAGATTTGTCATGCGTTCCAACAAGGAGAACTGCCCGACAACGAAGAGAACAGCGAGCAATATTCGTTCCTGCTGGAGAAGGGGTACATCCGCAAGACGGAGGAGGGGTACAAGTTCAATGCGGTCTGGATCGACTCTCCGCAAACGTTGGATCGGTTGAACAAGGCAATGCCGGATTTGTCTGCTCTGTATGCGCCTGCTGTCGGCAAGCTCTACGATAAAATGCTCAAGCTGTTCCTGCAAAATCAGCCGAAGCATTTGGAGCCGCAGCTTGCTTACATGGTGAGAGGCAACACCGGCGGAGGCCGGCTTGTCGCTTATATTTTGAAGCATTTGATCGATAACGGGAAGTTAAAACCGCCGTTGCCGCACCAGCAGAAGACGATTTCAACCTGGATGGGGCCGGTCAAGTAAGTCAGTTCGGAAATGTATACGAAGAATAGTCGTTCCCGGGCGGTGGCCATTTTTACACAAAACTCTGT
This Paenibacillus xylanexedens DNA region includes the following protein-coding sequences:
- a CDS encoding sensor histidine kinase, with protein sequence MKIVSVYNNFFKNNMFMKMLLIFSMISIVTIITLSYIIFLSVSDSTIRRELAIQKAAMEHVDRYIHQQYESVQNMVRDMHQNEALSANITYLMNHSYAEYVQHMTNGYYANQDDYSADVLKHFQNIMDRNSQINQLMLYSAEQQDLSTFNQHKQFRKLDANVAHSYIPDVMAMETPNISAPNYWIRKEINQWDPALYSIRVPINNTQTLRNLGQFLVFFDSEGIGNALDNYESNLKGDIVVLSAKGTVLFDSNNHYYGKKYPYVNVADSLFDQTDMDSMKKEQNMYVNKFVSADQGYVVIGTVPVEEMAETYAGIRNTIISISIVCILFAVLVPAFFIINFAKRTRRIIRFTQKVKYGNFTARIDDPRDDELGQISHSFNDMLDELNLYIERVYKAEIKQKETELVALQARINPHFLYNTLEVIRMRAISQGARDVGEMIYSLSVLFKSLVQQKKNYTLKDEMEACRLYLELFRIRYKDIFIYTIQIDAAYYQHPVVKLSLQPIIENYVVHGIQTERSDNRLSIVVEETDDVVQVEVKDNGKGIDPARLTEILEELERPEESGQMFGLRSVHSRLRFLYGPEFGITIESTLGEGTRIRVRYPHTEGTGV
- a CDS encoding endo-beta-N-acetylglucosaminidase — encoded protein: MTRKLKRKALIPKVTAMILTTALLGQVVASSVYAGDTLPYTGESAKGVNQPYQHGYTSAQILNWTPESDIHGDLLRAHVPLQPRNEAFAATQAYPELSPDTQLFTMSGDYGNAFFDSTPYTNEFSQYLFNYWQYTDYYSYWHGMASAGVPEELYDPSKEWTEKYFEFGILNIPNPAYTNAAHKNGVKSIANIFFSDNDRGPQTYKQMLIQDENGNFPVAEKLAEMAEYYNYDGYFFNQEEVARGVAPEDIASYKKFMKYLRDKGLYVQWYDSTINTTGKIQYQNQFNGLNSPFVQDSVLGRVSDSIFLNYVWNHKMLRDSRDHALSLGLDPLETVFAGVEGGHDKFGRWKQSYDLRHNLDENGQPMNSIATLGADFTHNALDEEMGDGSTNHRAEDEYQWMTFVRDRAWWSGPNQDPTDARRNASADLLDVYASGANWDGIAAYLTERSVINGSNFATNFNTGHGLKYYEDGAVSNDKEWSNINIQDIPITWQWWMDSEGDQLSVDFDYGPSYEKGARYNYDSIGAFNGGSSLVVNGTLNAENFLRLYKTDLSVNGQSKLELTYNKPSTSDASSLHVGLIFEDDPFNVVNVEVPQSGQHTTGWKTTSLDLSAYHGKTIAAMGLSFDPNGKEIENYQMNIGEIRMSDGSAAVPDAPTGFHIAKALTNTDELVVAWDMKDYSEVKQYNLYENGAYVGGVYDSTFYIKSLKQPSGELSIRAVGADGTESEATVLPYDLNTAVQNIDVKFKKNGDAIVSWKNPKKTKDTGKDKDKNTGKDKDKNKDKGNESIQLTLETEYTKEPFTKSLQVKKGKQSAVLTGLPTNGEHYVLNIAIGGQNPVTHTGQLADLQITPYAKEKVTVKDGKYTLALPDLEDWYKIYVYENGVPREFGVTYVSQKFPYIIRGRTKLSELTFTPASSNSSLKLVIEDYAGNQASTILR
- a CDS encoding class I adenylate-forming enzyme family protein translates to MLGYWLQLEATAETMSDGWIRTGDVGCLDAEGYLYVFDRLKDMVIVGGSNVFCAEVEHVIVSHESVSEAAVIGHSLPDEGEELVAFIVLQDGESMDLTRMRAFCEPHLAPYKWPTQLFIVDTLPRTAVDKIDKKKLRKHLSSILSEGLC
- a CDS encoding AMP-binding protein produces the protein MLLSERLPIAASLYPEEPALMRHGQTMSYGELYGLIERLSHALYVEGLRAGDRFALLGDPDPQLVVAFYAAVGIGAIPLVPSPLLTVPELAAIFQDAEPHMVIHDDQHAKAAIATVKLLGYCPKLFTTDEEATNNSSLAALLQQEPAFSPKDHFKRSVDDTAVLIYTGGTTGRPKGVMHSHRGMAAWNQLTPSAGFGHDLKRRVLVLNLSHLVGQFQLWATMAAGGCLVFLDEYPADVHRIMEAIERDQITQLSTVGQLLCDLTREASVGGRNLKSLSLIGCGGSIISPDTLQEVVSQFPEVIIVNNYSQAECGMSISRLFPAQYMGDPHRLRSVGRPADLASPR
- a CDS encoding RNA polymerase sigma factor — translated: MDSIGKNGKEAAEAIRSYVKPIFGFALNRVKQRAEAEDLAQEIMLQLLKSFSGVRDIRSLDAYVWTVARYTWVNWLKKRAHAPQAIEINGMSELSAAPSREPLDRLLVTEAYRELRREVAFLSDIHRRIVVMHYYDELKIGDIAIALNIPVNTVKWHLSEAKKKLRKGMKRMRATGTLSVNPVSMGEMGHSGSAGSLGETNDFLGRALAQNIVYTAYHKARTVHQIAEELGMPPSLLEGEVRHLADYNFLIQTSPGKYQSNTIVWDLFELAVAGHQFWQDCAAEVADVHFDALMEVRRQVEEAECTFRTATITSCSGPCCPRTSRSNLGGACRRATTSMRSHQCERTEVSILPMRR